Proteins from a genomic interval of Lycium ferocissimum isolate CSIRO_LF1 chromosome 2, AGI_CSIRO_Lferr_CH_V1, whole genome shotgun sequence:
- the LOC132040139 gene encoding eukaryotic translation initiation factor 6-2-like — MATRLQFENSCDIGVYSKLTNASCLVGIRGSEKFYSTFEDELGVIRGFPVIKTSINGSWSVGRLCAGNKNGLLLPYTTTPQELQHLRNSLPHSVEVQCIEEAHSALGNCIASNDHVALIHPDLDKDTEEMIADVLGVEVFRQTIAGNVLVGSYCSLSNKGGLVHPGTSIEDLGELSILLQVPLVAGTVNRGSNVIAAELAVNDWTAFCGSDTTATELVVIDSVFGLRDAQPRAIGVEIKKSLIDSSYI; from the exons ATGGCCACTA GGCTGCAATTTGAGAATTCTTGTGATATTGGAGTTTATTCCAAGCTGACTAATGCATCCTGCTTAGTTGGTATTCGGGGTTCTGAAAAATTCTACAG TACATTTGAGGATGAGTTAGGTGTTATTCGAGGCTTTCCAGTGATTAAAACATCCATTAATGGAAGCTGGTCAGTTGGAAGACTCTGTGCTG GAAACAAAAACGGGCTTCTCTTGCCTTACACCACTACACCTCAAG AACTTCAGCACTTGAGGAATAGTCTACCACATTCTGTTGAGGTACAATGCATTGAGGAGGCACATTCTGCCTTGGGAAACTGCATAGCATCCAATGATCATGTTGCTCTTATACATCCTGATCTTGACAAG GACACGGAAGAGATGATTGCTGATGTCCTTGGCGTTGAAGTTTTTAGGCAAACGATAGCTGGGAATGTTCTTGTTGGCAGCTATTGTTCTTTATCCAACAAAGGGGGCTTG GTTCACCCTGGTACATCCATTGAAGATTTGGGCGAGCTTTCAATTCTTCTTCAGGTTCCTCTGGTTGCAGGAACTGTGAATAGGGGTAGTAATGTGATCGCTGCTGAATTGGCCGTTAATGACTGGACAGCGTTTTGTGGCTCAGACACTACAGCGACAGAGTTGGTTGTTATTGACAGTGTATTCGGGTTGAGAGATGCTCAACCTAGGGCGATTGGTGttgaaataaagaaatcatTGATCGACAGTAGTTACATTTGA